From a single bacterium genomic region:
- a CDS encoding nucleotidyltransferase domain-containing protein, translating into MLNSLAKEFPGFIHDYHGCNVRYREHTVKDRLLNLHGIRGYGTHMAMDFTNPVRLRLQDVFSNYPEILAVYLFGSHATATARPDSDYDFAVVSDRKRSARSRKLDILSDLAQIGFDNVDLAFLDRDNLVLSHEAVRMNRVIFSRPEFDPDSFYSKVIRMYFDFLPYVNTQRAALKQRILHGAT; encoded by the coding sequence TTGCTCAATTCATTAGCCAAGGAATTTCCTGGCTTCATTCATGATTACCACGGCTGTAATGTCCGCTATCGTGAACATACCGTCAAGGATCGTCTGTTGAACTTGCATGGGATCCGAGGCTATGGTACTCATATGGCCATGGATTTTACAAACCCCGTACGGCTTCGCCTGCAGGATGTTTTTTCGAACTATCCTGAGATTCTGGCTGTTTATCTGTTTGGCTCCCACGCCACAGCAACGGCCAGGCCGGATAGCGACTACGATTTCGCGGTGGTGTCAGATCGGAAGAGGTCGGCCCGAAGTCGAAAACTGGACATCCTGTCGGATCTCGCTCAAATCGGCTTTGATAATGTCGACCTTGCCTTTTTAGATCGTGACAACCTGGTGCTTAGCCATGAAGCGGTTCGAATGAATCGGGTCATATTCTCCCGTCCGGAGTTTGATCCTGACTCCTTCTATTCTAAAGTCATCCGCATGTACTTCGATTTTCTGCCATATGTGAACACTCAGCGGGCGGCCTTGAAACAAAGGATTCTCCATGGTGCGACCTGA
- a CDS encoding DUF86 domain-containing protein — MVRPEVIHKRLGKVDEYLTILKKIQRYPLDEFLADPEKYGSAERFLQLTIEALNDIGSHLVADLNLGIVDSAGDIPRLLCEKGYFGEELREIWIRMIGFRNILVHDYLDVDRRVVHEVLQKNITDVQSLMRVFARFL; from the coding sequence ATGGTGCGACCTGAAGTCATTCATAAACGCCTCGGCAAAGTCGACGAATATCTGACGATCCTGAAGAAAATTCAGCGTTACCCTCTCGATGAATTTCTGGCTGACCCCGAAAAATATGGTAGCGCGGAACGATTTTTACAGCTCACGATCGAAGCGCTGAACGATATTGGGAGTCACCTCGTTGCTGACCTGAATTTAGGGATCGTGGACTCAGCAGGCGATATTCCTCGCCTCCTCTGTGAAAAAGGGTATTTCGGTGAAGAACTGCGGGAAATCTGGATTCGTATGATTGGATTCAGAAACATACTCGTCCACGACTACTTGGATGTCGACCGACGAGTGGTTCACGAAGTCCTGCAAAAAAACATCACTGACGTTCAATCCCTGATGCGCGTATTTGCCCGTTTTCTTTGA